Proteins from a single region of Phycisphaeraceae bacterium D3-23:
- the queG gene encoding tRNA epoxyqueuosine(34) reductase QueG, with protein sequence MDGSAIETHGEEQAADAVRALAEGLGFALSGVAPAARSAYAEHLSRWLAAGKHGEMHYLAEHAALRVDPRELVPGARCVIVVADAYPGKWPSGLVAERPSGREQDPSDAQHLTTGPLDHSTTSPAGRIAKYAHGDDYHKTIKKRLHTLANTLAEAYPGHTFRATVDTAPIFERELATSAGLGWTGKHTLMIHPRHGSYFLLGTLVTTLDIATSEQLGYPAPLSPPTDHCGSCTRCIDACPTDAIAAEGYSVDGTRCISYLTIEHRSTIDPALFAGMGDWLAGCDICQDVCPHNRRRLAGTDPPSSEGGPLPIHPRYTPSHHGPTLKLIDILHWTEDDRRRVLIGSALKRIKLDMWHRNALIAAGNALRVSDDAVLRERVEAMARDEGLTEMVRVTAVDVLAQLQ encoded by the coding sequence ATGGATGGGTCGGCTATCGAGACACACGGCGAGGAACAAGCGGCGGATGCAGTGCGGGCGCTCGCGGAGGGCTTGGGCTTCGCGCTGTCGGGTGTCGCGCCGGCGGCGCGCTCGGCGTATGCGGAGCACTTGTCGCGGTGGCTGGCGGCGGGTAAGCACGGGGAGATGCACTACCTGGCCGAGCACGCGGCGCTGCGGGTGGACCCCCGGGAACTGGTGCCGGGCGCGCGGTGTGTGATTGTGGTGGCGGATGCTTATCCGGGGAAGTGGCCCAGCGGCCTAGTGGCCGAGCGGCCCAGTGGGCGGGAACAAGACCCTTCGGATGCGCAACACTTGACCACTGGGCCACTCGACCACTCGACCACTTCCCCCGCGGGCCGGATCGCCAAGTACGCCCACGGCGACGATTACCACAAAACGATTAAGAAGCGGCTGCACACGCTCGCCAACACGCTGGCTGAAGCGTATCCGGGGCACACGTTCCGCGCGACGGTCGATACTGCGCCGATCTTTGAGCGCGAGCTGGCGACGTCGGCCGGGCTTGGGTGGACGGGTAAGCACACACTGATGATCCACCCTCGCCACGGGTCGTACTTCCTCCTGGGCACGCTGGTCACGACGCTCGACATCGCGACGAGTGAACAGCTCGGCTACCCCGCGCCGCTGTCGCCGCCGACGGACCACTGCGGGTCGTGTACGCGGTGCATCGATGCGTGCCCGACGGACGCGATCGCGGCCGAGGGCTACTCGGTCGATGGGACGCGCTGCATCAGCTACCTGACGATCGAGCACCGCAGCACGATCGACCCCGCGCTGTTCGCGGGGATGGGCGACTGGCTGGCGGGCTGCGACATCTGCCAGGATGTCTGCCCGCACAACCGGCGCCGGCTCGCGGGCACCGACCCGCCTTCAAGCGAGGGCGGCCCGCTGCCCATCCACCCGCGCTACACCCCAAGCCATCATGGCCCCACGCTCAAACTCATCGACATCCTCCACTGGACCGAAGACGACCGCCGACGCGTGCTGATCGGCTCGGCCCTCAAACGCATCAAGCTCGACATGTGGCACCGCAACGCGCTGATCGCGGCGGGCAACGCGCTGCGGGTGAGCGATGATGCCGTGCTGCGTGAGCGTGTCGAAGCGATGGCGCGTGACGAAGGGTTGACAGAGATGGTGCGCGTGACAGCGGTAGATGTACTGGCCCAGCTCCAATAG
- a CDS encoding type II secretion system protein GspG, whose amino-acid sequence MLIGPATASAAQEVEGFESSGPWTRTVVGEHDTVRLDIATRFLVPVEGDGPTILLVGAVHVGDEAYYTALQNFLDGQDLVLYEGVGGPGEGDIEPGTDEDKVLRTDRRLRFMASMVERYAEHVGEAPGALAALMANDGAVFDAVLMRKLRVASADAWGRAVNVEVDENAVITAVTSYGADGEAGGEGIDADLRYEVELDDDAAAPSLYDTIANVMGLSFQGERMLTDQATWVNSDMAWDDVAAELGEEDSATSAMLEGLLNGEDPNVVMVMKGMEQFLNASPMMRTMAKMMLVRTLGEAGPAQDAGAVLGEGFDRVIIDLRNQVVIDDLKALLDEGTDAESIAVFYGAGHMADMEERAFEQLGYEVVGGFWLPAVTLDLTQEGLSERELGLIRGQLGQ is encoded by the coding sequence ATGTTAATTGGCCCTGCGACTGCTTCGGCTGCGCAGGAAGTCGAGGGTTTTGAATCTTCAGGCCCTTGGACGCGGACGGTGGTCGGCGAGCACGACACGGTCCGGCTGGACATCGCGACGCGGTTCCTCGTGCCGGTGGAGGGCGATGGGCCGACGATTTTGCTGGTCGGCGCGGTGCATGTCGGGGACGAAGCGTACTACACGGCGTTGCAGAACTTCCTGGATGGGCAGGACCTGGTGTTGTACGAGGGCGTCGGTGGGCCGGGCGAAGGCGACATCGAGCCGGGCACGGATGAGGACAAGGTGCTGCGGACGGATCGGCGGTTGCGTTTCATGGCGTCGATGGTCGAGCGCTATGCGGAGCACGTCGGCGAAGCGCCGGGTGCGCTCGCGGCGCTGATGGCAAATGACGGCGCGGTGTTTGATGCGGTCCTGATGCGCAAGCTGCGTGTGGCGTCGGCGGATGCGTGGGGGCGTGCGGTCAACGTCGAGGTCGATGAAAACGCCGTGATCACCGCGGTCACGAGCTACGGCGCGGACGGTGAGGCGGGCGGCGAGGGCATCGATGCGGACCTGCGCTACGAAGTCGAGTTGGACGACGACGCGGCCGCGCCGTCGCTCTACGACACGATCGCCAACGTCATGGGGCTCAGCTTCCAGGGCGAGCGGATGCTGACCGACCAGGCGACGTGGGTGAACAGCGACATGGCGTGGGACGATGTCGCGGCCGAGCTTGGGGAAGAGGATTCCGCGACCAGCGCGATGCTCGAAGGCCTTCTCAACGGCGAAGACCCCAACGTCGTGATGGTGATGAAGGGGATGGAGCAGTTCCTGAACGCGTCGCCGATGATGCGGACGATGGCGAAGATGATGCTCGTCCGGACGCTGGGCGAGGCGGGCCCCGCGCAGGACGCGGGCGCGGTGCTCGGTGAGGGGTTTGACCGCGTCATCATCGACCTGCGCAATCAGGTGGTGATTGATGACCTCAAGGCATTGCTCGATGAAGGGACCGACGCCGAGTCGATCGCGGTGTTCTACGGGGCCGGTCACATGGCGGATATGGAGGAGCGTGCGTTTGAGCAGCTAGGGTACGAGGTCGTCGGCGGCTTCTGGCTGCCCGCCGTGACGCTGGACCTGACGCAGGAAGGGCTCAGCGAGCGCGAGCTGGGGCTGATCCGCGGGCAGTTGGGACAGTAG